The following coding sequences lie in one Arachis ipaensis cultivar K30076 chromosome B05, Araip1.1, whole genome shotgun sequence genomic window:
- the LOC107644674 gene encoding 60S ribosomal protein L7-2 isoform X1: MAEMGEEVKAIVPESVLKKQKREEEWALKKKEELNAAKKKRAESRKLIYRRAKQYANEYQEQEKQLIQLKREAKLKGGFYVDPEAKLLFIIRIRGINAMDPKSRKILQLLRLRQIFNGVFLKVNKATMNMLHRVEPYVTYGYPNLKSVKELIYKRGFGKLNKQRIALTDNSIIEKALGEHGIICIEDLIHEIITVGSHFKEANNFLWPFKLKAPLGGLKKKRNHYVEGGDAGNRENYINELIRRMN; this comes from the exons aTGGCAGAGATGGGTGAGGAGGTGAAAGCAATTGTTCCCGAGTCTGTGCTTAAGAAGCAGAAAAGGGAGGAGGAATGGGCcttgaagaaaaaggaggagctTAATGCTGCAAAGAAGAAAAGAGCTGAGAGCCGCAAGCTCATTTACCGCAGGGCAAAGCAATATGCAAATGAATACCAGGAGCAG GAAAAGCAGCTGATCCAATTGAAGCGGGAAGCAAAGCTGAAAGGTGGATTCTATGTTGATCCAGAGGCTAAGCTCCTGTTTATCATCCGTATCCGTGG TATCAATGCCATGGACCCCAAGTCAAGAAAGATCTTGCAGTTGTTGAGGTTGAGACAG ATCTTCAATGGTGTCTTTCTGAAGGTGAACAAGGCCACAATGAACATGCTTCACAGGGTTGAACCATATGTGACCTATGG ATACCCAAATCTGAAGAGTGTAAAAGAGCTTATTTACAAGAGGGGCTTTGGTAAGCTGAACAAGCAGAGAATTGCCCTAACCGACAATTCCATCATTGAGAAG GCACTGGGCGAACATGGAATCATCTGCATCGAAGATCTTATCCATGAGATCATAACCGTTGGATCACATTTCAAGGAAGCAAACAACTTCCTTTGGCCATTTAAGCTCAAGGCTCCATTGGGTGGcctgaagaagaagagaaaccaCTATGTTGAAGGAGGAGATGCCGGAAACAGGGAGAACTACATCAATGAGCTTATCAGGAGAATGAATTAG
- the LOC107644674 gene encoding 60S ribosomal protein L7-2 isoform X2: MGEEVKAIVPESVLKKQKREEEWALKKKEELNAAKKKRAESRKLIYRRAKQYANEYQEQEKQLIQLKREAKLKGGFYVDPEAKLLFIIRIRGINAMDPKSRKILQLLRLRQIFNGVFLKVNKATMNMLHRVEPYVTYGYPNLKSVKELIYKRGFGKLNKQRIALTDNSIIEKALGEHGIICIEDLIHEIITVGSHFKEANNFLWPFKLKAPLGGLKKKRNHYVEGGDAGNRENYINELIRRMN; the protein is encoded by the exons ATGGGTGAGGAGGTGAAAGCAATTGTTCCCGAGTCTGTGCTTAAGAAGCAGAAAAGGGAGGAGGAATGGGCcttgaagaaaaaggaggagctTAATGCTGCAAAGAAGAAAAGAGCTGAGAGCCGCAAGCTCATTTACCGCAGGGCAAAGCAATATGCAAATGAATACCAGGAGCAG GAAAAGCAGCTGATCCAATTGAAGCGGGAAGCAAAGCTGAAAGGTGGATTCTATGTTGATCCAGAGGCTAAGCTCCTGTTTATCATCCGTATCCGTGG TATCAATGCCATGGACCCCAAGTCAAGAAAGATCTTGCAGTTGTTGAGGTTGAGACAG ATCTTCAATGGTGTCTTTCTGAAGGTGAACAAGGCCACAATGAACATGCTTCACAGGGTTGAACCATATGTGACCTATGG ATACCCAAATCTGAAGAGTGTAAAAGAGCTTATTTACAAGAGGGGCTTTGGTAAGCTGAACAAGCAGAGAATTGCCCTAACCGACAATTCCATCATTGAGAAG GCACTGGGCGAACATGGAATCATCTGCATCGAAGATCTTATCCATGAGATCATAACCGTTGGATCACATTTCAAGGAAGCAAACAACTTCCTTTGGCCATTTAAGCTCAAGGCTCCATTGGGTGGcctgaagaagaagagaaaccaCTATGTTGAAGGAGGAGATGCCGGAAACAGGGAGAACTACATCAATGAGCTTATCAGGAGAATGAATTAG